Proteins encoded in a region of the Shumkonia mesophila genome:
- a CDS encoding glucose/quinate/shikimate family membrane-bound PQQ-dependent dehydrogenase, with translation MLRVVSGLVLAAIGLALGVGGTWLVAEGGSWYYLAVAVGFLLTAWFLIVRHRLALPLYAAIVLGTLAWAVWEVGLDWWQLAPRGAVIVLVGLWLLIPGVADRPSPAAPMEQPAAPAWRSTGLSLTVSLALAVAVAAAAQFSNPHDRPGRLATTPVAVAADHGGMPAGDWRAYGRTGYGDRYSPLDQITPANVDRLRVAWTYHTGDTQKPGDPVETTYEMTPLKVGDTLYLCTPHNYAIALDAETGKERWRFDPKVGQIVGLQHRTCRGVSYYEATGAASTFGCPRRVFLPTADARLIALNAETGEVCPGFGGADGTVNLWENMPHLQKGFYYSTSPPVVTAGLIIIGGAVNDNVSTTEPSGVVRAYDINTGELVWNWDSGNPSRTEPLSPGKTYTENSPNMWSIASVDENLGLVYLPMGNQPPDQWGGKRNPETERFSSAVVALDVRTGKVRWIFQTVHHDLWDMDVPSQPSLLDLQTQSGLVPALVAPTKQGDVYVLDRRNGQPILPVSEEPAPRGAARGDRTAPTQPTSALTFKPPRPLEGRDMWGATMFDQLMCRVRFQSLRYEGRYTPPSTEGSIIYPGNFGVFNWGGIAIDPVQQIMFATPSYLAFVSKLIPRKNETANYVSSGAPGLNENYGAPFAALLEPLVSPLGLPCQAPPWGYVAGADLRTGKVVWQHKNGTVRDRAPIPLPFEMGVPDLGGPVVTAGGVAFLSGTLDYYVRAFDVATGETLWKDRLPAGGQATPMTYQAPNGKQFLVVVAGGHGSLGTKKGDSIIAYALP, from the coding sequence ATGCTGAGGGTTGTTTCGGGACTCGTCCTGGCGGCGATCGGGCTGGCGCTCGGCGTAGGGGGCACCTGGCTCGTCGCCGAGGGCGGCAGTTGGTATTACCTTGCCGTCGCCGTGGGATTTCTGCTGACCGCCTGGTTTCTGATTGTGCGCCATCGCCTTGCGCTCCCGTTGTACGCGGCGATCGTGCTGGGCACCCTGGCCTGGGCCGTCTGGGAAGTCGGCCTCGACTGGTGGCAACTGGCGCCGCGTGGCGCGGTCATTGTCCTCGTCGGTCTTTGGCTGCTGATCCCCGGCGTGGCGGACCGGCCGTCACCGGCCGCCCCTATGGAACAGCCGGCCGCGCCGGCGTGGCGGTCGACCGGTCTTTCCCTCACGGTCTCGCTGGCCCTGGCGGTCGCGGTGGCCGCTGCGGCTCAATTCAGCAATCCACATGATCGGCCCGGCAGACTGGCGACCACCCCTGTCGCCGTCGCCGCCGATCATGGTGGCATGCCCGCCGGCGATTGGCGCGCCTATGGGCGGACCGGCTATGGAGACCGTTATTCTCCCCTCGACCAGATCACGCCAGCAAATGTCGACCGATTGAGAGTGGCGTGGACCTATCATACAGGGGACACACAAAAGCCCGGCGATCCGGTCGAAACCACCTACGAAATGACGCCGCTCAAGGTCGGCGACACCCTCTACCTATGCACGCCGCACAACTACGCCATCGCGCTCGATGCGGAAACCGGCAAGGAACGGTGGCGCTTCGATCCCAAGGTAGGACAGATCGTTGGCCTGCAGCACCGTACCTGCCGCGGTGTCTCCTATTACGAGGCGACGGGCGCCGCCTCGACATTCGGCTGCCCGCGACGCGTTTTCCTGCCCACCGCGGATGCCCGCCTGATCGCCCTTAATGCCGAGACAGGCGAGGTTTGTCCCGGATTCGGCGGTGCCGACGGCACGGTGAACTTGTGGGAAAACATGCCCCACCTTCAAAAAGGGTTCTATTACTCGACCTCGCCGCCGGTGGTGACAGCCGGACTTATCATCATCGGCGGCGCCGTCAACGACAACGTGTCAACGACAGAACCCTCGGGCGTCGTGCGTGCCTACGACATCAACACCGGCGAGCTGGTGTGGAACTGGGATTCGGGAAATCCGTCGCGGACGGAACCGCTTTCGCCCGGCAAAACCTATACCGAAAACTCGCCGAACATGTGGTCGATCGCCAGCGTCGACGAAAATCTTGGCCTGGTTTATCTGCCGATGGGCAACCAGCCGCCGGATCAATGGGGTGGCAAGCGCAACCCCGAAACTGAACGATTCTCTTCGGCCGTCGTCGCGCTCGACGTCCGTACCGGCAAGGTCCGCTGGATCTTCCAGACCGTACACCACGACCTGTGGGATATGGACGTTCCGTCGCAGCCGAGCCTTCTCGACCTCCAGACGCAGTCAGGCCTCGTTCCCGCGCTGGTCGCGCCGACCAAGCAAGGCGACGTCTATGTCCTCGATCGGCGCAACGGCCAGCCGATCCTGCCGGTATCGGAGGAACCGGCGCCGCGCGGCGCGGCCAGGGGCGATCGGACGGCGCCTACGCAGCCGACGTCCGCTCTCACGTTTAAGCCCCCTCGCCCCCTCGAGGGTCGCGACATGTGGGGGGCCACCATGTTCGACCAGCTGATGTGCCGGGTCCGATTCCAATCGCTGCGTTACGAGGGCCGCTATACGCCGCCGTCGACCGAAGGCTCGATCATCTATCCTGGCAACTTCGGTGTCTTCAACTGGGGCGGCATCGCCATCGACCCCGTCCAGCAGATAATGTTCGCCACCCCCTCGTATCTCGCCTTCGTCAGCAAGCTGATCCCGCGCAAGAATGAGACCGCGAACTATGTCTCGAGCGGTGCTCCCGGCCTGAACGAAAACTATGGCGCGCCGTTCGCCGCCCTCCTGGAGCCGCTCGTTTCTCCGCTCGGCCTGCCCTGCCAGGCCCCGCCGTGGGGTTACGTCGCCGGCGCCGACTTGAGGACCGGCAAGGTCGTATGGCAACACAAGAACGGCACGGTGCGGGACCGGGCGCCGATCCCGCTACCATTCGAAATGGGCGTGCCCGACCTGGGAGGCCCCGTCGTCACCGCCGGCGGTGTCGCCTTCTTAAGCGGAACGCTCGATTACTACGTCCGGGCCTTTGATGTAGCGACCGGCGAAACGCTGTGGAAAGACCGGCTTCCCGCCGGCGGGCAAGCGACGCCGATGACATACCAGGCTCCAAATGGAAAGCAGTTCCTTGTAGTGGTGGCCGGTGGCCATGGCTCGCTCGGCACCAAGAAGGGCGATTCGATTATCGCCTACGCTCTGCCGTAA